GGGTGACGAGCGTCGACTCGAACCGCCCCGAACTCGCCTTGTCGGCCCACTCGTCGGAGTCGGCGACGGCGAACACGCCCCGCGCGCGGACGTTGAGCTCCCGCCACTGGTCGCGCTGGGTGCGGGACCAGAAGTCGTCGGTGGCGAAGGTCCAGCCGCGCCACTCGGCGACGCCGCCGGTGCCCATGGCGCCGCCGACGACCGACCAGCCGCCGGGCGGGGTGTGCGTGTGGCCGAGGACCCCGGCCGGGATGCCCGTCTCGTCGACGCGGCCGGACAGGGAGCCGTACAGGGTGTCGAAGGGGTCGGTGGAGCGCTGCTGGATCGGGCGGCCGTCCAGGCCCCAGGACGGGTCGGGGGCGATGCCGAGCTGGTGGAAGACGGTCGCGGCGACGTCGACCAGCCGGGTGTCGTGCGGGCGCGCCCCCGCGGCGATGCCCGGCCCGGTGGCGAGGACGAAGGTGGACCGCTCGGGGATGGAGCTGCCGCCGTGGCCGCCCGCGTCGAGGTGGCCGTGGTCGGTGCAGACGATGACGGTCCAGCGTTCGGCGGCGCGGGTGGGGCGGGCCTCGATCGCGGCGAGCATCCGGCCGAGCTGGGCGTCCTGCACGGCGAGGGCGTCGAGGTAGCGCTGCCCGGTGCCGTGGGAGTGCGCCACGACGTCGGTGTTGCCGAGGTAGACGAAGGCCACGTCGGGGTTCTGGTCGCGCAGGACGGAGACGGTGGTCGCGGTGATCGTCTCGTCGTGCCCGACGTAGCCGTCCCGGTCGCCGTCCAGGACGACCTTGGCGTCGGCGCCGGCCGTGACCGTGCCGTGGGTGTCGAGCGGCTTCCAGTCGACGGCGGCGTACAGGGACAGCTGCGGGCGGACCTGGTGGAGACGGGCGAGGAAGCCGGGGTAACGGCCGTAGTCACGGCCGGCGAAGGAGTTGTCCCGGACTCCGTGCTTGTCAGGCCACACCCCGGTGGAGACCGTCGACCAGCCGGGGCCGGAGGAGGTCGCGGCCATGGGGTTGGCGTAGAGCAGCGACGTGCCGAACGTGCCGGCCGCGCGCATCGCCTTCAGGTGCGGGGCGGTGGCGGCGTCGATGCGGTCGTGGCGCAGCCCGTCCATGCCGACGACGAGCACCTTGTCGGCGCTCGTACCGGCGGGCAGCTCGGGCGCGGCCACGGCCGCCGCCCGGGCGGGAGCGGCGGCCGCGACACCCCCACCGGCCGCACCGGCGGTGACGGCGAGGGCGGCGGCGGACGCGGACGCGGACGCGGTGAGCACGGTACGGCGGGGTATGCCGGCGGTCGGCACGGTCTCCTCCAGGGGGTCGCGACGGTACGGGGGGTGCGGGATGGGGCCGGGGGTGCGGGGCGTGGTGCGGGGTGGTGCCGGGTGGTGGTGCGGGGCGGGCCGGTGTGTCCGTCGGGCCGCGGAGCGTGCGGGGCGTGGGCGGGGCGCGGTGGCGTGCGGAGTGCGGGTACGGGTACGGGGAGCGGCACGGCGGCGTGCGGGTGTGGGTGTGGGTGTGGCGCGGGCCATGGTTGCGCCGGGAGGCCGCGGAGACCAGGTACGCGCGGTGAATTCCTGACGGACGATCAGCTTCCGCGGGATGACCCCACCGGCTCGGAGCCCCTGCGCACGTGTCTGTCGGCCAGGGGGGTTCCGCCATCGCCGGCCTCGGTGGCGCCTCGCGAGGGCGACCGGCCGCTACGGCCGGCGAACTCCGGCCTGGGGCACACGACCTGCGGACGGGGGCGGGTGGTCGGCAACGACTGCGGCCGGTCGGCAATGACCGGTCAGCGGGAGCGGTGACGGCGCCGGGTCAGCGGGGGCGGTGACGGCGGCTGGTCAGCGGGAGCGGTGGTGGCGGCCGGTCAGTGGCGGTGGTGGCGGCGGGTGAGGTAGACGGCCGTCGCGCCGAGGGCCACGCAGGTGGCGGCCGCCGCGGACAGGGGGACGGCGTGCGCGGCGGCGCGGCGGCCGGTGCTGGCCAGTTCCTCCGGGAAAATGCCGGGCGGCCGTTTCGGGGCGACCAGGGCGAAGCGGTAGGACGGGGAGGCGCCCACCCAGTCGCCGTCGTCGCCCCTGCGCTGTACGACGGCGGCGTGCGCGGTCACCTCGTCGAGGCGGGCGTCGGCGGCGAACGCGAGGTGGACCGGGACGCGGACGGTGCCGCCGGGCGGGACGACGAAGCCGGCGAAGGCCCGGTCCGTGTCGTCGTCGAGGACGGCGACGATCTCGTCGTGGTCGGTGTGCTCGACCCGGACCGGGCGGGGGCGGCCGCCCGGTGCGGTGGAGAAGCCCAGCCGGACCTGCGCCGGGGTGAGCGTGCCGGACGTGTCGGTGAGGACGATCACCGGGTGGATGTTGCGGCACAGGTGGCGGGTGGTGTTGGTGAGGTCGACATACCAGGTGCTGGGCGCCGCGCCGGGGTGGTACGCGGTGGGGCCCGAGGCGATGCGGGTACGGAGGGGGAAGTCGCGGGCGGCGGTGTCGCCGCAGCTCGGTTCGCGGCCGGCGACGGTCACGTCGCCCGGCGGGCGGCCGGTGACGGCGACGTCACGGGGCGACTGCGCCAGGGCGAGCGCGGGGCCCGCGACGACCGCCGCCGCGGAGACTGCCGCCGCCGTGGCGGCCAGGGCGGTGCGCAGTCGCATGGGAGGGCCTTTGCTGCTCGCCGACGGTCGTCCCCACAGGTCTCCCACCGCGTCCCCCGCGTCCCCCGCCCGTACGGCGGGAACCGCCCGAACAGCGCAACGGTCAACGGCCGAACAGCGGGGCGAGGACCAGTTGGGCCGCGCCCTCGGCGACCAGGTGGGGCGAGCCGGTGGCCAGGGCGACCGGTACGGGCGGCTCGCCCGCGCGGCGGGCGCGGTCGGCGAGGGCCGCGCCGACGCCGCGCAGGAAGGGGCCGGGCGCCGCCGCGACCACGCGGCCGCCGAGCAGGACGCGGTCGACGTCCAGCAGTCCGGCGAGGTTGGCGGCGCCCGCGCCGAGCACGCGCGCCGCCTCGTCGAGGTCGCCGCGGGCGACGGCGGCCAGGCACAGCGCCTCCAGGCAGCCGCGCCCCCCGCACCCGCACGCCGCGCCGTCGAGCTGCACCGTCTGGTGGCCGAACTCGCCCGCGCCCGTACGCGCGCCCCGGTGAAGGACGCCGGCGAGGACGAGCCCCGCGCCCAACCCCGTACCGACGTGGAGGTACGCGAACGAGGCGGCACCGTCCGCCGGCGGGGCGCTCGGGCGACCGCCCGGTGCGGCGCCGGGCCGGTCGGGCGTGACACCGGGCCCATCGGGCGCGACGCCGACCCGGCCGGGCGTGACACCGGGCCCGTCGGGCGCGACGCCGACCCGGCCGGAGGTCCCGCCGGGCCGGCCGGGCGCGCCCCCGGGTCGGTCGGGAGACCCGCCGCGCCCGTCGGCGGGACCACCACGGTCGTCCGGTGCGGCGCCGAGCCGGTCCGGCGCGCCGCCGCGCCCCTCGGGAGTGCCGCCGCGCCCGTCCTGACTGCCGCCGCCCCCGCCCGGGGCCCCGCCGCGCCCGCCCGGGACGCCGTCCGCCGCCTCCCGGTCGTCGTCCGCCGCCTCCCGGTCGCCGGCCCCCGCCTCCCGGTCGTCGTCGGCCCGTAGGGCGAGGGCCAGGGCCGCGGCGTTCGTGTCCTTGTCGAGCGCCACCGGCACGTCCTGCCCCAGCCGCTCGGCAAGGGCGCGGCGGGCCGTGTCGCGCAGCGGGAAGCCGTCCCACGCGGGGAAGCCGGTCACGCGGTGCGGTACCCCCGCGGTGTGGTCGAGCGGCCCGGGCATGGCGATGCCCACGCCCGTCAGGGTGCCGTCCCCGCGCAGGGCGGCCACCTCCTCGACGGCCGCCGCGAGGACCGCTCCGGGGCCCTCGCCCAGGTCCAGGGGCCGGGTGCGCGCGGCGACGGTGGCGCCCGCGAGGTCGAGGAGGACGGCGGTCAGCTCGTCCCGGTCCAGGTGGAGGCCGACGGCGTGGGCGGCGTCGGGGACGAGCCGCAGCAGCGTGCGCGGCTTGCCGCCGGTGGGGACGCCGCGCCCGGCGCCGGCGGCCAGGCCCTCGTCCCGGAGCCGCGCGGTGATCTTGCTGACGGCCTGCGGGGTGAGCCCGGTGCGCTCGGCGAGCTCCAGGCGGCTGACGCCGGCGGCGCCGGCCGCGCGCAGCAAGCCGAGGACGCGGGCGGTGTTGTGACTGCGCAGGCCGGAGAGGTTCACCCGGCCATTCTGCGGGCCCGGCTTGCGGTAACGCAACAGTGTTGCTTAAGTGGCGGTCATGAGCACTCCACCTCCGCTGCGCGTCGGACTCGTCGGCTACGGCCTGGCGGGTTCGGTCTTCCACGCCCCGCTGATCGCCGCGACCGAGGGCCTGGTGCTCGACACGGTCGTCACCGCGAACGAGGAGCGGCGCCGCCAGGCCCGCGACACCTTCCCCGACGTCCGCCTCGCCGGGTCGCCCGACGAGCTGTGGGACCGGGCGGACGAGCTGGACCTGGTCGTCGTCGCGTCCCCGAACCGCACGCACGTCCCCCTCGCGACGGCCGCGCTGGAGGCGGGCCTGCCCGTCGTGGTCGACAAGCCCGTGGCCGGTACCGCGGCCGAGGCGCGTGCCCTCGCGGCGCTCGCCGAGCGGCGCGGCCTGCTGCTCTCCGTCTTCCAGAACCGCCGGTGGGACGCCGACTTCCGCACGCTGCGCGCCCTGTTGGACGCCGGGGAGCTGGGCGAGGTCCAGCGCTTCGAGTCCCGCTTCGAGCGGTGGCGGCCGCGGCCGAAGGGCGGCTGGCGGGAGTCGGGCGCGCCGGAGGAGATCGGCGGCCTGCTGTACGACCTGGGCAGCCACGTCGTGGACCAGGCGCTGGTCCTGTTCGGTCCCGCGGTGCGGGTGTACGCGGAGGTGGACGTGCGGCGGCCGGGCGCGGAGGCGGACGACGACACGTTCGTGGCGGTGACGCACGCGGGCGGGGTCCGCTCGCACCTGTACGTCAGCGCGACGACCGCCCAGCTGGGCCCGCGCTTCCGGGTGCTGGGCTCCCGCGGCGGCTTCGTGAAGTACGGGCTCGACCCGCAGGAAGCGGCCCTGCGGGAGGGCGCGCGACCGGTGGCCGGCGAGCCCTGGGGCGTGGAGCCCGAGGCGCTGTGGGGTCGGGTCGGCGCGGGCGAGTCACCGCTGACGGGCGGCGGGCGGCCGGTGCCGACACTGCCGGGCGACTACCCGGCGTACTACGCGGCCGTGGCCGCCGCGCTACGGGACGGCACGCCCCCGCCGGTCACCGCCGGGGAGGCCGCGGCGGCGCTCGACGTCCTGGAGGCCGCGCGCCGCTCGGCCCGCGACGGCGTGGCGGTGGCGCTGTGACCGCCCCGACCGTCGCCGAACTGGTCGAGCAGCAGGCCCGGCTGACCCTCCCCCGCTTCACGCACGACGACGCGTGGCGGCTCGGCACGATCCTCGTCGACCTGGCCCGCGAGCGGAACGCCCCGGTCGCCGTCGACGTGCGGCGGGGCGCGCAGCAGCTCTTCCACGCCGCCCTGCCCGGGTCGAGCGCGGACAACGACGCCTGGATCGACCGCAAGCGCCGCGTCGTGGAGCGGTACGCGGAGAGCTCGCTCCTGGTCGGTACGCGCTTCCGCGCCAAGGGCGGGTCCTTCGACACGGACTCCCGCCTGGACCCCGACCGGTACGCGGCCCACGGCGGCTCCTTCCCGATCACGGTGGCGGGCGCCGGTGTCGTCGGTGCGGTCACCGTCTCCGGCCTGCCGCAGCTGGAGGACCACGCGCTGGTGGTGGAGGCCCTCGAACGCCTCCTCGCCGGCGCCTGACGGGCGGCCACGCCCACCCGGACCGGCGGGCCGCCCTCCCCCGGGGGCGGCCCGCCCCGGCCGGCGCCCGGCGCGCGCACGCGGCGCGGCCCGGGTCGCCTCCCGGCGCGCACGCGTCGCGGCCCCGGGAGGCCTCCCGACGCGCGGTGGCGGCGGCCGGGCCGACGGACCGGCCCGTGCGCGTCAGGCGTCCTTCAGCTCCTGCCGCTGGCGTCCGAGCCCGTCGATCTCCAGCTCCACCACGTCCCCGGCCCGCAGGTACGGCTTCGGCTCGGGCTGCCCCAGGGCGACACCCGCGGGCGTGCCGGTGGTGACGACGTCGCCCGGGTGGAGCGTCATGAAGTGGCTGACGTAGCGCACGACCTCCCCGACGGGGAAGATCTGGTCGGCGGTGCTGCCGTCCTGCCGCAGCACGCCGTTGACCCACAGCCGCAGCCGCAGGGCCTGCGGGTCGGGCACCTCGTCGGCGGTGACCAGCCAGGGGCCGAGCGGGTTGAACGTCTCGCAGTTCTTGCCCTTGTCCCACGTGCCGCCGCGCTCGATCTGGAACTCCCGCTCCGAGACGTCGTGGCCGACCGCGTACCCGGCGACGTGGGACAGCGCGTCCTTCGCCGACTCCAGGTAGCGGGCGGTGCGGCCGATGACCACGGCGAGCTCGACCTCCCAGTCCGTCTTTCGGCTCCCGCGCGGGACGAGGACGGTGTCGTACGGGCCGACGACGGTGTCGGCGGCCTTGAGGAAGACGACCGGCTCGGCGGGCGGCTCGGCGCCGGTCTCGCGGGCGTGGTCGAAGTAGTTCAGCCCGATGCACACGACCTTGCCGATCCGGGCGACCGGGGGTCCCACCCGCAGCCCGGTCGCGTCCAGGGCGGGCAGGACGCCCGCGCCCGCCGCGGCCCGTACCCGGTCCAGCGCGCCCGCGTCCGAGAGCAGGGCCCCGTCCACGTCCGCGACGAGCGCGGACAGGTCGCGCAGGGTGCCGTCCGGGTCGAGCAGGGCGGGCCGTTCGGCACCCGCCGGTCCGACACGCAGCAGCTTCATGGTCAGTCTCCCGGTGGTCGAGGGTGATCCCCGGCCGATGGGGTGCGGCCATCGTCAGGTTTGGCTGATCCTCCAAGAGACCGAACCACTCCGCAAGCCCGTGTTCACGTACTGGACCGGTCACGCCCGCGCTCCGGTCGGTGGAGGACCGCTCGCTCGGCCGCGCTCCACGTCGCGCTGGTCACGACGTACAGCGCCGCCGCCAGCGGGACGACGGCGACGGTCACGAGCGTCCCGAACGACAGCAGCGGCGCCACCCGGGCCACCGCCGCCGCCCCGGGCGGCCCGGCGTCGGCCCCGGCGTCACCCCCGGCGGCGGCGAGCTGCGCCCTGGTCGTCCGGTACGTCCAGGTGGCGACGGCCGCCACGAGCGCGAAGAGCGCCAGGTAGACCAGCCCGGCCCTCCCGAACGCGCCGCCCTGCGCGAGGGCGTCGACCCACCGGCCGTCCAGCGGCGCCCCGAGGAAGGGCCCGCCGACCCGGCCGGGGCCGGAGAAGAGGTGGTACAGCAGGAAGAACACGGGCAGCTGGAGGAGGCCGGGCAGGCACCCGGCGAGCGGGGACACCTTCTCCCGGGCGTGCAGCTCCAGCACGGCCCGCCGCAACCGCTCCGGGTCCCTCGCGTACCGCTTGCGCACGGCCGCGACCTGCGGCGCCAGCCGGGCACGGGCCCGCTGCCCGCGCGCCGAGGCGAGCGCAAGCGGCAGCAGGGCCGTGCGGACGAGGAGGGTGAGCAGGACGATCGCGGCGGGGGCCGTGACCAGCCCGGAGAACCACGCGAAGAATTCCGTGAAAGCAGACAAAGGGGGACCCCTGGGTCGTCGTCATCCGTCGTTTCGTCGTACCGACGGGCAGGCCGAGTGGTGCCGGGGCGGCCGGGGCCCGGGTGCTTCGCACACCCGGGCGGCGCGGCGGGCCCGGTCGTCGTGCCGGGAGGACCGGCACGCGGCGCGGCGGGACGGGAGGACGTACGACGTACGGGGAGAGGTGGAGAGCGTCCCCGGTTACGCGTGCGCGACCGCCGCCGGACGGCGGTGGCCGGGCGCCCGGGGCCGCCGACGCCCGGAGGCGTCGGGGTCGCGCTGCGGGAGGAAGGCCGTGCGCCGGTCCCGCTCCCGCAGGGCGGTGCGCACCCGGGTGGGCGGCACGGCCGGCACGCTGCGGGCAGCGACGACCGCACACGCGACGAGCGCGGCCGCGACGAGGGCGACGGCCGGGAGCGACGGCCCGTCGGCCAGGAGGACGACTGCGAGGAGGAGGGGCAGGAGCAGGCGCATGAGCGTTCCGTACACGCTGCCTCCTCTCGCCGGATCCGGCTCTTCTGCCCGTCACCGTACAGGAGTTCACCGGGCCGGCGGCAGGCCGCACGTGTCACGGAACCGTCCCGGAACCCCACCCCGCGCACCCCCCGCGACCGCGTCGCCGTCCGGTCCGCGCACAACCCCGCCGGAGCCGCGCCGTACGGCAGTACGGTGGTGACCATGCGCCTCGACACGCCTGCTGACCACACGAACGAAGCCGAGCGCCTGCTGCGCACCGCGGAGCAGTACCCCGGGGACCGTGAGCCGCTCCTCCTGAGGGCCGCCGCGCACCTGGAGCTGGCCGGCGACCGCGCCCGGGCGACGACGCTCTACGACACGCTGCTGTCCACTCCCCCGGCCCCGGAGGACCCGCACCTGGTGCGGGCGCTGAAGGCGGCGAACCTGTGGGAGTACGGGCACGAGGCGGAGGCCCGGGCGATCATCGCGGGCCTGCGGGCCACGGCGCCCGAGTCCCCGTCCGCCTGGGAGATCGTCGGGGAGGCGCTGGAGGCCCACGACGAACTGGAGGCGTCGGAGGAGACGTTCTCGACGGCGGTGAAGGCCCTCGTGCCACTCCCCCACGAGCAGGAGGTGCCGTACGCCGCCGTGTCGCTGCTGGTCTCCCGCCACCGGGTGCGCCGCCTGCTGGCGCGCGAGCACGACGACTGGGACGTCCTGGCGGACCGGCTGCACACGGGCACCGTCCCGCTGGACGAGCTGCACGACCCGAAGCGCACGTGGGCGCTCGGCTCGTCGGACCCGGCCGAGCTCCAGGCGGAGATCACCCGGCTGCGCAGCGAGCTCGGCTCGTACCGCACGGCGCTGTCCCGGCCGTTCCCGGTCGCGGTGCTGCTGTGGCCGCGCGAGGAGCTGACCGAACTGCTCACCGCCTACCCGGAGCTGGAGGCGGAGTACCCGACGTACGACGCGCACCTCACCGAC
This portion of the Streptomyces changanensis genome encodes:
- a CDS encoding fumarylacetoacetate hydrolase family protein; translated protein: MKLLRVGPAGAERPALLDPDGTLRDLSALVADVDGALLSDAGALDRVRAAAGAGVLPALDATGLRVGPPVARIGKVVCIGLNYFDHARETGAEPPAEPVVFLKAADTVVGPYDTVLVPRGSRKTDWEVELAVVIGRTARYLESAKDALSHVAGYAVGHDVSEREFQIERGGTWDKGKNCETFNPLGPWLVTADEVPDPQALRLRLWVNGVLRQDGSTADQIFPVGEVVRYVSHFMTLHPGDVVTTGTPAGVALGQPEPKPYLRAGDVVELEIDGLGRQRQELKDA
- a CDS encoding Gfo/Idh/MocA family protein, which encodes MSTPPPLRVGLVGYGLAGSVFHAPLIAATEGLVLDTVVTANEERRRQARDTFPDVRLAGSPDELWDRADELDLVVVASPNRTHVPLATAALEAGLPVVVDKPVAGTAAEARALAALAERRGLLLSVFQNRRWDADFRTLRALLDAGELGEVQRFESRFERWRPRPKGGWRESGAPEEIGGLLYDLGSHVVDQALVLFGPAVRVYAEVDVRRPGAEADDDTFVAVTHAGGVRSHLYVSATTAQLGPRFRVLGSRGGFVKYGLDPQEAALREGARPVAGEPWGVEPEALWGRVGAGESPLTGGGRPVPTLPGDYPAYYAAVAAALRDGTPPPVTAGEAAAALDVLEAARRSARDGVAVAL
- a CDS encoding alkaline phosphatase family protein, with the protein product MPTAGIPRRTVLTASASASAAALAVTAGAAGGGVAAAAPARAAAVAAPELPAGTSADKVLVVGMDGLRHDRIDAATAPHLKAMRAAGTFGTSLLYANPMAATSSGPGWSTVSTGVWPDKHGVRDNSFAGRDYGRYPGFLARLHQVRPQLSLYAAVDWKPLDTHGTVTAGADAKVVLDGDRDGYVGHDETITATTVSVLRDQNPDVAFVYLGNTDVVAHSHGTGQRYLDALAVQDAQLGRMLAAIEARPTRAAERWTVIVCTDHGHLDAGGHGGSSIPERSTFVLATGPGIAAGARPHDTRLVDVAATVFHQLGIAPDPSWGLDGRPIQQRSTDPFDTLYGSLSGRVDETGIPAGVLGHTHTPPGGWSVVGGAMGTGGVAEWRGWTFATDDFWSRTQRDQWRELNVRARGVFAVADSDEWADKASSGRFESTLVTPAYDVTGRRRVTLHFTTHYRQEAGQTAQVLASFNGGTPTVVRAYTTDVVAQPQALTVDVPAGASAVSFRFHYTGSNNWYWVVDGVEIRAS
- a CDS encoding DUF6412 domain-containing protein translates to MRLLLPLLLAVVLLADGPSLPAVALVAAALVACAVVAARSVPAVPPTRVRTALRERDRRTAFLPQRDPDASGRRRPRAPGHRRPAAVAHA
- a CDS encoding heme-degrading domain-containing protein, with translation MTAPTVAELVEQQARLTLPRFTHDDAWRLGTILVDLARERNAPVAVDVRRGAQQLFHAALPGSSADNDAWIDRKRRVVERYAESSLLVGTRFRAKGGSFDTDSRLDPDRYAAHGGSFPITVAGAGVVGAVTVSGLPQLEDHALVVEALERLLAGA
- a CDS encoding YidC/Oxa1 family membrane protein insertase, which produces MSAFTEFFAWFSGLVTAPAAIVLLTLLVRTALLPLALASARGQRARARLAPQVAAVRKRYARDPERLRRAVLELHAREKVSPLAGCLPGLLQLPVFFLLYHLFSGPGRVGGPFLGAPLDGRWVDALAQGGAFGRAGLVYLALFALVAAVATWTYRTTRAQLAAAGGDAGADAGPPGAAAVARVAPLLSFGTLVTVAVVPLAAALYVVTSATWSAAERAVLHRPERGRDRSST
- a CDS encoding SEC-C domain-containing protein, producing MRLDTPADHTNEAERLLRTAEQYPGDREPLLLRAAAHLELAGDRARATTLYDTLLSTPPAPEDPHLVRALKAANLWEYGHEAEARAIIAGLRATAPESPSAWEIVGEALEAHDELEASEETFSTAVKALVPLPHEQEVPYAAVSLLVSRHRVRRLLAREHDDWDVLADRLHTGTVPLDELHDPKRTWALGSSDPAELQAEITRLRSELGSYRTALSRPFPVAVLLWPREELTELLTAYPELEAEYPTYDAHLTDLEASLRELAAAGTPNLGVVRGTVPSYEAFAASEGASPADADLLPQYATTLAARGRAVPWPPERTAPCWCGSGGPYADCHGKELP
- a CDS encoding ROK family transcriptional regulator — encoded protein: MNLSGLRSHNTARVLGLLRAAGAAGVSRLELAERTGLTPQAVSKITARLRDEGLAAGAGRGVPTGGKPRTLLRLVPDAAHAVGLHLDRDELTAVLLDLAGATVAARTRPLDLGEGPGAVLAAAVEEVAALRGDGTLTGVGIAMPGPLDHTAGVPHRVTGFPAWDGFPLRDTARRALAERLGQDVPVALDKDTNAAALALALRADDDREAGAGDREAADDDREAADGVPGGRGGAPGGGGGSQDGRGGTPEGRGGAPDRLGAAPDDRGGPADGRGGSPDRPGGAPGRPGGTSGRVGVAPDGPGVTPGRVGVAPDGPGVTPDRPGAAPGGRPSAPPADGAASFAYLHVGTGLGAGLVLAGVLHRGARTGAGEFGHQTVQLDGAACGCGGRGCLEALCLAAVARGDLDEAARVLGAGAANLAGLLDVDRVLLGGRVVAAAPGPFLRGVGAALADRARRAGEPPVPVALATGSPHLVAEGAAQLVLAPLFGR